The region ATACATTAGCGCCCCACAAACAAATTGCTGAAGAGTCACATTCTACATTACATAGACTCCGTAACTGTTCCATTGTTTTCGGAGGCTCGATTTAAATGAACGCTTTTTATTTGACAATTGTAGAACTGCCCCTACAACCGTATTAACCCTGCACTCTAGAGATACACGAGTCCATGGTATATAtaactgtttcattttttatgtacCGAAATCTCAAGACGCTTAACGGCATTTCTTCCGATGACATCTAATCCGAAATCATTTCGTTTAACACGGCTGATCGAGTGTAAAACATAAATCGTGTTCAACTGGTAGGAGAGAAAATGATTGGCAATTTGACTTGTGGTTGCAGATGTAAATGAGAAGTACTTTGAAGAGGTGCTACCTGTTGCCACTTCCCTTGACGTGGTACTGATAGCGAGTTCCGTAGAATCTCATCGGCGATTACAAGTAACAAGTCAATCTTTCAGCGATCAGTCGATACTGCAGTTTCCACTTGAGAAAGGAAAAAAACATCGAACACATTCGCAACAGTACACCCAACCGAATGCGATGTATATCGAGAGAACCAACTCCAAAAAAGCCGTACCACTCCCGGGGTGAGTTTTCGCAAATTTACCACACGCAAAAGATACGTCGTTAAAGATGTACAGTAAAAACTATACGATACTCAACTTTATAGATATTATGAGTTGATCTGACTCATTTATATGAGTTAATCTGACCTGCCGGgtggttttttttaaacgctTCACTAAAACACTGACTTATCCGAAAAAAAGCTTGATACGCAAATGATATCCCATGCCAGATGGCCGTGTTCAACAAAAGGACTTTGATACTTGGAATTAAGACGATttacttcattaattcagtaaaTGCTGAATTTGTTTAAAATCTGCTCTGGGGGCAGGACTCAAAGCTCTAAAAACTAATTGCTTAAATGCTTTATCATCGAGAAGGAGATATACGGGAGTCGACAATACACCATCACATTGAATAGATACTTGGAAAAGATGCTCAGCAACTGGTGAACAGCAAAAGaagaaaatctataattaTCTAACaatgatgtatatatacatttggGTTGgttatttattaaatatagtgaataaaataataaatcgaGATAATCACAATTTTCAGTGTAACTCGTTATCAACAATAATACACGATATAAGTTTAAAATACGATTCACGCGGTTGGTCGCATTTCGCTTAGAAGATTTACAAGCGTTTTTTGattaacaaataaataatCTTATAGATCAGTCTGTACTAAGATATTTAGCCGTTCTATTTATGATAATCCCGTAAAAAACGATGAGTCGTTTCATCTCTGAATAGGAACACTTAAGTGTCGCTGTACAGTATATTTTACTGTTTCGATTCATCTCGTTATTTTATTGTTCGACAAACTTACAAAATGAGATAAATACCGTGAGAATGGTATAAGTTCTTTAGCCATTACACGACAATTTACTGCCATATTTACAAGATAATTTGCGGAAAAAAACAGATAAACAACCAAGTAGGTGGTCTTTATTAAAGGCTGCGAtctttttataatacatatttgaGAAACAATTTGATATTATAGAAGTAGCATTTCGGTGCACTACGTAGCTTTCCTAAAGCCACTCAAATTCGCTGGTCTGAAAACTGTTCGTGAATACCGAGAACGTCTTTCTGAAACCCTTGCAAACTGTTGTTAATAAGCCGCATAAAAAGCATAAGCAAGCCCTGGAACAGGAATCGAGGGATACAGAACCGGTCTGATAATGTCGTCTGGGGTGTACATTCTTTGATCGTCTTTGACTAGAACTTTGACCGCCACTTTTCTCGCGGACGATGGCAACGCTTGCTCCTGTTGCATTTGTTTGCGCTTCGTTTTATATCGACGGTTTTGGAACCAGATTTTTACCTGCGTTTCCGTTAGTTTTAGCGCCTGTGCCAGATCGGCTCTTTCGGGCCCGGATAGGTATCGTTGATGGCTGAAGCGACGTTCCAGTTCAAAAACCTGTGCGTGCGAAAATGCCGCTCGACTTCGCTTTTTCCTCGGTCGTTGCAGTGACATCGCGACTTCTGTAGGAGGCTTTGACATCGAGTCGCGTGGATTTCTGATGGATGCGGTTTCAGGATcaactgaaagatacagatttgaaaatcatatttatgATTACGTAAttagaaatttatttacaatgaCAAAAGTTTTCACGAaatgaaaacaagaaaaaaacgtAAACACAATTCCCACATTGGTCATTACGTTGTTATTTACCTCGCATATAATGCCACCTTAGGAGGTTAATCTTTTGTTTTCTGAATAATGATGACTCATAAAAAAATgttgttattttcaaaatcatttgatttctaagAATATCTATCACTCGTCTGGACGAACAGAAATCAACATTCGTAATCAATTTAGGCATTCGTTTGAGTGTTCCTTCGGCGGAGAGCTTGGCATTGAAAGAAACGCCCAATTCTGAGGTTTAAATCGCTATAAGTCCCAGTGAGtgtttctagatttttcatttatttttgaaaacacCACAAACTGTTCGCTACGCGGATTATGTACAGAATTTCCGTGAATAACAACGTAAGACTTTGGAGAGGATTAAACACGAAATTTCTCAAGGGTGGTCGATATGAAACCCTTAGCGTTGTGTTTCATGCTTGGTAAGCGATTTCTCAGGTGTCGAGTATCTTTCGCGGATTAATTCGGCCGGGTTTTTTTGCGGATGTATACAAGTGCAACTTAAGTAGACCGCGATTAATAGATTAAGTGAGACCGTAAGAGCGATTTTTCTCGGCATCCCGTATATACACGCTCACATCTGGCTACCAAAGATCCCCACTAGGACTGATGCTAAAACATTGGTGTTATTTTACGGCACTTCGAGTACTAGTCAGACGCGAAAAGAAGACAGAATTGCCCCAAGCAGAGAACGGATTCGGTCGATGCTACAATTTTATCAGTCAACTGTTTACCAACATAAAACATCGCTTCAACACCGAActgtataaaatgttttttttttgttgcttTTTCGCATTAAAAGATCATAAAAGCTCGATTCTTTCAGCCATAGAATCCAAAAGCTAAGTACAAACATTCGCTAAATGCAGTTCGTCATCTGTATAAGATTGCAGCTGGCATTTTTCTGTGGGATTTCCTGAAATAACCTTAGGCGAAAATATCCAGACGATGGGTACCAACTTGATCGTGGAACTGTCTCTTATAGGACCCAATTTCAAGTTTTAATGAAGTGATgatgaaatcaaaaatgataGGAATGATCCCAGAGCATTAACAAGAACAATTGTCAAACTTTTCAATATGCACGATGACATCAAATTCGCCATCGATCCACGAAAACATGCTAGAATTAAAGGGTTACTGTAGGGTGCTATTAAAACTGTGccatttcatttctttgaacAGTGAagtgaatatttgaatatttcttttcaaacaatttcttctttcaaaAGTTCGAAGGTGCATACACAGGAGACGCAAAAGTTTTTTGCTTAGTAGACTATATATAGACTGAAATGATCTTATCTATAATATGTGCTTAGTCTATAACCGATATTGTGATCGTTTCAACTGATCAAACCTGTACATCACGCGTGCCAGATAAAACGAAttcttaatgaaatattacgTAAACCGATCGTGAAAATTCTCAGATGTTGAGTGGAGGAAATGATTGATAAGTTGAGTAAAGAGCGGTAATTGAGTTGGCTGACATGAGCTGTGTAAAATTCACCTGTAACACTGTTCGTCGGGATGAGAGCGAAGCGTTCACTCTAAAGACATTGCCAATCGTGTTCAGTTCAGTTCGGACAAACCAATTTAGATAAGCGTTCGAATCTTCAAAGATCCGACCCGACAACATTCGGTATGATCAATGCTCAACAAAATCGTTTGATTTTAATGTTGCGAACACTCGTGAGATTATTGCAGCTAAACGCGTCAGAATCCGCGTCCACGTTTTAGTTatggtttattatcattacatcCGCTTTATCttctaaaatgaattatatatattcTTCTCATATCATTAAGTTTATACCTCTCCACTCATCCCGGGTGGTACTGACTACTCAAATTGTtacgagtttttttttctcacggAATTTTTCTATCGATAGTTGGTTCGGCTCAAAAACCTCGCAATTTTCCACATCTGAGAAAACCTCCAAATATTTAGACGATGTTAATACAGAAAATGTGgcaaaaatctagaaaattaAAACCGTATTTTACCTACGGAAGGATGCCTGCATAATTCCGTGTATATCAGATGGAtagataaaacatttttaacaGTACAGACTTTGTGGACATCAATTTCGAAAAACACTTTCGAGAAATtctggaaatattttttccaaacatttttctttaaaatctcTGCTATCCAAGGTGGATCAAGAAGGGGCGGACTTCAAAATTGGAGTGGGCACTCAATCTGATGCAGATTTGGCAATGTGAGGGCTGCAAGGGCGAAAATTGGTGTGAGCTTCTGGTGGCCCTCCCACAAAAAAATTAGGACAAGATGGGCTCCGATGGCCCTCATCACGCCCTATTTGGATTTATCTTTTGTCATTTTAAAAGTTTCTTTGCAAAAAAAGTTTCCAGACTTTTAGGAGGGCacattcgaattttcaattacaatttTGAATCTACATTCAATTCTTTCTCTAGTCAAACTATATATTTTGACTAGAGGACTTTCTGATGCTTGGAAAAATTGTATATCTTTTTTTGGAGCAATAAActaaacttgaacttgaacttgaatagaattgaattagGTAGCAAGGGCGGATTTAGGGGGATGGACTGGGTGGACTAGTCTACCCCCTCAAATCCACCCTTCCACCCTTTCTGTCTAATTCAATTCTTCAAAAAAGTCTAAATCAATTCGATGTAAATTTCTGAAAGCTACTTTTGATCCTCCATAATGTATCCCTCTAAAATCACTAAATAccaaattatatattatcattatcattgtatACGACTGTATTGCCATCAAATTTGTGTTACATATTGGTGAACTGTAAACTTTGcacaataaaaaagaaatggtGATGAGTGTGAATAAATCGGTCGTGAAAACCAGGGACCAGTTTTATGGACACGTGTTAACTCAGCATAGACAATAGAGTACTTATATGAATTCCTCCCGGAAATTCGAGGGAAAATTCGCTTGAAGTAGAAAGTTCTGCAAAAACCCAGCCGCGGATATACGCAAATCATGTGTGAATGAACTttgaatttacaaaaatacaatattcacaCTTTCATTTACCTTTATCTGCTCGTGCAACCAAACCCTTTTCATTAGACTCGCGTCAATTGGGTCCTCGTACAGTATTCAAAACTCACATATCATGAagtatagaataaatgatagCCTACCAAAattccaattttgaattttgaaaattaagaaatcgCCTCCTCGTATATTTGAGAATTACACGTATATATAACGCGtcattcaaatattctatttgttAGAAAGTTATGTTTAGCTTCGTGTTGTCGTATTCAACAAACGCTGATATATACAACTTACCATTAACTGATGCCAATCTTTCGTCGTTCACATCCATGGCATCCACGTGTTTTTCGCTCATGTTTCCCTTTACATATGCGATTGATTCCAGTTTCACCGGAGCGAGAGATACCTCTTCATTACCTGTATCGAGCGTGTCTGTCGGCATTTTTTCATCATGACATGTAACGTCCAGCTCGTCTCTGCAGGATATGCCCTCGGACAGATCGGTCGGGGTCTGCGGTCGCTTGTCGGCTATTACCGCGCTTTCGACCGACATGCGAGAGGTTGCCAGCAAACTCAGTTCAAAAGGTTTTTCGCGTTGCGGTTTGATCGCTACCCATGGAGAGTACGGAGAAGATACTGTGTCTGAAAAATGCATCCTCGTGACGGGCAAACAAAATTTTCGGCAACCAACGTCTTTAGCTGTCAAAATGCTATCGATGGAAAATTTAGAGTTCATTGTCACCCTGTTTTTCGGCAATGTTTTTACcgctattgaaaaaaaacccagCTAAATATATCAGTTTCCTCTGTTATAACCAATCGAACAAATACATCTGCGTACAAAGACGTCATCGACGAAAATCGAATAgaacaaaatatgaaaaattctgaAGGATTTGTAAATTTATACACAGCAACGACAGCGGTATAAGACCACGTGATAATTTAGCCGAGTGTCGGATACTCATCCGCCTTCCTCCGTCAGTAATATACGCGGGAAAACCGCAACCGCAGACGATGCAAGGCGTGGCTGATTAACGATTGGTTGCATTTACAAGTAGAACGATATCATTATAtcatataataaaataacgaGGTAATATTTTCCCACACACCGAAGATTCTAGTTTTCATGTGTATGTTTTAGGGTTTGCCGTCgggtaatatttttttcatacgtATACGTTTTTTAATGttcagaaatgatttttgtttcggTACGATACAGTTaaggaatattgaaattaagcAATGTTGCGTTGTATCATACTTATGGAATGGAAATATACCCCATCTGAAAGGGGTCAactaatatgtatatataaaagtATAAACACAAAAAATGATGGCAATTCAAATACGAAAATAATTCCATTTTAAATATTCctgaatgaaattatgatgTTTTTGGTGATATCTAACTTTTtcagttttgtttttattcgGTGTAGCCGTTCGTTGTAAGTGTAAACGGCGCGCGTATATAGCCATTGGATACGCGTATGTTCTCACGATCAGATAGAATTTTCTCCgctgtaaaacaaaaaaaaaaggaAGAAATCACACACGAAAACCACGCGATAAACCATAATCCAAATCGATTCGCATGAAACTTCTACTTTAGCGTCACTTTGTGCGCGCACCTCTTAATCAGGCATcatttattaattaatttgCGAGCGGTAATCGCCTGCTGGATTTATATAGGATTTTAATGGCAGTTAATTTCCTGAAAACACTTACTGTATGAAGGGGATTAACGAAACGAGACACTTTTCGTCGGTACCGCTAAGTCGTGAGTTGGGAAATAGACATCTTTTATGTCGATTGATGCAAATCTAAAGCATATGGTCGACCGAATTAACTCGTTAGGCTCTAAttatttcaattgagttaatcGTGTTTGTCACCGTGGGCTTCTTTCAGGGAGGCCAATTTTCAGATCACAAATCCTCGCATCTCTCTATCTCTTGAGTAGATCAATCAAACTGTGTCACTGATTTTCCGGTATTTTGGTCCGTTCTATTGTCACtgattagaaaatatcaacTGTCATAACGATGTAAGCCTGCAGGTTATTCTCAGCTGCCTTATATTTTCTCGGATTTTTACAAACGATGTGTGATAAATACAATATTGTACTGTAATATGTTTATTCTTTCCGAATTAAGGTTTGAAATGGATGTTCAAAAAATTGCATATAAATCAACTGCAAACTAATAGAAAAACTTTATCGAACGACTTCCAAGAAGATGGTTTAAACTATTCACGAACAATCATCCGACCACTCGATCACCGATGGCTATATGTTAGTGCGCGACTGACGggccatgaaataaataaccaaACCATAAGTTGCGACAAATTCATCTAGCGCGCGATATTATAGGTACCGTCTATCCCTCTCCTGAAGCAAAACGATTCTTAATCCTCTTTACCTGAGCCAAATCCGCCACCAATTTCATAACAATCTGTTTTGTGCGGCACACCATTTCATTGAAAGCAATCAGGGAAATGGCAATTACACGAGAGAGAAGACGTGCAGTAAAGCTGCTTAAGTCGACGAGCCAGGAGCGAGTTTTAACCCCGGTAAATTGCTGAGTTCGTTATCTGTTTAACGTCAAACCCTTCATACACCAAACCAGCAGCTATGGGGACAAATAAATCGGGTATCGTCTTTTTTTCTGCCAGGATTGAGCTAATACTGGCTAAATATGGTTCCATCATCGCCAATTAATGCTTATGGCATTTAACCTCATTCGACAACTCACTGGCAGACGATGGActcgttttagagtctatggaTAAAGTCTTGgatcaggggtggatccaggaaAGGTTTTCCGTACTGTAATGctgaatgtatatatatgaaaaaaatgcgtacaaattttatgcgtacgttataaatgaatgatcccttactACGCTAAACCATGCCAAACGAGGTCACTTTTACGTCTTTAGGGCACTTTTATACGTCTACGGATTTAGGGGCATCTCCAAGTAGCTCGACGGTATTGCAAAACCCTCGGACATCCCCCCTGGGTCCACCCCTGTAGATAGTGGTTAACTCCttgatgatttatttaaaacaaatttcgacctgttgataaattttcggcttttttaattgtggaacatatatatatactctcGATGTCTTTGACCTGGTCCAAATCGTAAAAACATCTGAAAGAGTTATCATAAGTTCTTAACTTCTTGCACATAATAAATAATAGCTTTTGGCAGTTTTTAAGACGATTAATAGAAACCTCGGTGACGACagttaataatatatcatttgaTCGATAAATCGGGCCGACTTTTATGGCGTTACCTCAGTGGGTTGCGTGTAGCCGCGCCAAGTCTGTACTTAGGATGTCATTAGAAACAAAGAGCGGCAAATTGCGCTAGCGTGACGATTAGGCGCTAATAGCAAGAACGTGTTCGTAAGGCAAAATGTGTTCTCATCACGTGAAAACCTTTCGAAAAGTACCCGCTGATAACTTCCTAGTATCGCATGGGGAGCGAAAAAATTCTTTGCTAATAACTGTGATTTACGTCACACTTGCAGAATGCGCATTTTGGTGTTGGTACGAAAATAAAAGAACCGTACAATGATTTGCTTGAAATTGGTGCGATTATTTCTACCAAAAGCAAAAATATCTTGCAAAGGATGAAAGATTGGTACCATTAGTGTCAAAACAAAATTGTCAACAATTGATCAAAAACAAGGTTCCATCGGGTTTCGAACCCAAGACCTTCTGCGTGTTAAGCAGATGTGATAACCACTACACCATGGAACCAGTTGTTTTGTAACGGCGTTAGTTAACTACTTATTCATTCAACAATATATATTCAGATAAAGTTTTGTATCGCCAAAGTGAATATTCATAATTGAACATGTAAAATGTTTGTGAGAGTGAATTGACTGTGTCAAAACAATAGAAACTGGCGTAATGTGCACTTTTAATTCAGTGTTTAtcttgggattcgaacctaattgTAATTTTCTGTGAACATTGACCAAATATAGAAACATGGCGGACGAGgaaaatttctaaaacctTTAGTCTTTATTCAGTTTTTCCCTAATAATTCGATATTTAAGGCTCTGTTAATCTCGATTTCACATCAAAAATGTCAAGTCTTTCGCTCCTCTCGTTAAACGTGTTGAAATCACGCGCCTGTACGAACAGTTTGCCTATGATTTCGTCAGTTATACGGAGGAGAAAATATGGAGTTTCTGCTggcggtggtggtggtggggCTGCTGCTGGAGGTGGGGGAAACGCTGTCAGTGGTAGAAGGTACGTATAATAAAACTGAGattatttacagaatttttcagTGACTAAAGTAAGCTTAAAGGGAGCAACTGctgcagtttaggtgtccCTACTTCAATACCTAACCTCCTACCTAGTAAACCAGATTACTCTTATAGTTTAAAAACACTAGCGCCACACAGTTAGTTTACAAGTAGGTTCTTTCataagaaaaatgtttttcttgtaGACTCGTTGAAGTTGGTGTTTTCGAAGAGCCAAAATTACAGGGAAAATATGAAACTGGACAGGTAAATATGGCTAGCATGCATGGTCATCCATTCGATTAGTTATCAGTTTGGGTGCAATTATTAAGTTAAGCAACCGTAGTGCAGTTTCCCACCTTTCTCTATCAAAAGTATGAAAAATCTGGTTTAATCCAGGCTGTAGATTCAATTTAACATGGAAGAAGGAAGACTGGTTATCATTTCTAGCTGTATTTTCTGATAGcatcattcattttaaaacatattcttttattttctattaggTTTTGTTACACAAAGTTTTCGGCTACCGAGGAATTGTCCTGTTTCCATGGGTTGCTAAGGTTTACGACAAAGATattaaaatgaatcagaatGATCCAAATAGGTTTGTGTTGACGccttcaatatcaatatcgatgaaataaaacataattaataaaatgattcttcaaatattgatactaTTTATTGTAGAAATCTTGATGATCCTAATGTTATATTGAATAAAGAAACACGCGCCCAGAGCCAAACTTATTACCAAGTTCTCATAGATTCGAGGGATTGCCCATTTATTGTAAGTCACATGAaaatcatcctcgcttgccaggggtcaggtatcactcccgaactcgcttccaccagccccctggcctcatgaagcgtgatttcattactggcgctgttgcgcatgacgtcatatatcgatttgcgaaatacttccttgttc is a window of Tubulanus polymorphus chromosome 2, tnTubPoly1.2, whole genome shotgun sequence DNA encoding:
- the LOC141898263 gene encoding uncharacterized protein LOC141898263, whose amino-acid sequence is MHFSDTVSSPYSPWVAIKPQREKPFELSLLATSRMSVESAVIADKRPQTPTDLSEGISCRDELDVTCHDEKMPTDTLDTGNEEVSLAPVKLESIAYVKGNMSEKHVDAMDVNDERLASVNVDPETASIRNPRDSMSKPPTEVAMSLQRPRKKRSRAAFSHAQVFELERRFSHQRYLSGPERADLAQALKLTETQVKIWFQNRRYKTKRKQMQQEQALPSSARKVAVKVLVKDDQRMYTPDDIIRPVLYPSIPVPGLAYAFYAAY